A DNA window from Onthophagus taurus isolate NC chromosome 1, IU_Otau_3.0, whole genome shotgun sequence contains the following coding sequences:
- the LOC111425759 gene encoding protein CIP2A homolog L — translation MNNVKSFNSKSDLELSESKQYNMKMFINATRDYCNNSTEETASLLTRHLQILCVTIDLSIFDPHTSVACEFFVSLHELLTCLEARSPIAWCCVSVLNTCCRNYAARVALIETYHFLPPLSRLLGDHLSKEKKIRLLSLLQELTGGIKILWQIPHLVHLMSTLIKWIKSGLEDIMSLSLGVLVNLCYKNLPALYTLSRCVDIKEFIRYLMSLKGAKLEVHICKLLIICDNLNGKIPEESLLHLTSLTFKSTREAFIEKDIILLRHTVEFFLDIKIQSNQVNFLLSFEPYENELETLLKSVENNIFNSGDATVSEPECVKLLLQFLTCLVNQKLPKTECFYDRMIKLALQFLSHETVSSQALLILKAITINSKNPNLKLLEMMLPKLSIFLIELELNSIETPRNLEYNKKLSCLMELLACLVQIEALRENILNCFKEQHIRKVFEPLLGEKQNKQNEFYSVEMITLFANALFLVTKLAEFNEEWFQLRTELFKNREIQILIAQAVYNTSENVRFHVLNLISLPSFPREDLAKAMTLIQSTLIVGEKDGFTSQQLMENFWFPKMSVAQSEEIDKIINNLKETIVQNNLSKVATSEVMELYEYKLATMGHAERAALASMEAASQRCTHLEQRIAQLKAELSRTTQLLFHAQQGQEEATKENNKMSERTKELVVRLDAAKGKVKFLTGQVETTEKSLKEKTIALDECQVAKKIVEEELEKRMTYQQALRENLVKKEKAHDELKERLSVSSANVESLKSQLFKVEQEAALKGAELVHCREDLKEACDELEKKKRILDSIMELTTTSNKKKNHS, via the exons atgaacaACGTAAAATCATTTAACAGCAAATCAGACCTCGAATTATCCGAATCCAAGCAATACAACATGAAAATGTTCATAAACGCCACAAGAGATTATTGTAACAACAGTACAGAAGAAACCGCAAGCCTTTTAACCAGACATTTACAGATTTTATGCGTAACAATCGATTTAAGCATTTTTGACCCACACACAAGCGTCGCTTGTGAATTTTTTGTGAGTCTTCACGAATTGTTAACATGCCTTGAGGCGAGATCTCCAATTGCGTGGTGTTGTGTAAGTGTTTTGAACACTTGTTGTCGTAATTATGCCGCGAGAGTGGCTTTAATAGAAACATATCACTTTTTGCCACCTTTATCAAGATTATTAGGAGACCATTTGtcgaaagaaaagaaaatacgGTTGTTATCATTACTGCAAGAGTTAACAGGTGGAATTAAAATCTTGTGGCAGATTCCCCATTTAGTACATTTAATGTCTACCCTTATAAAATGGATTAAAAGTGGGTTAGAAGACATCATGTCGTTGTCTTTAGGGGTTTTAGTTAATTTGTGTTACAAAAATTTGCCTGCTTTATACACTTTATCGAGGTGTGTtgatataaaagaatttattaggTATTTAATGTCTTTAAAG GGTGCTAAATTGGAAGTCcatatttgtaaattattaataatttgtgaTAACCTCAATGGAAAAATACCGGAGGAGTCTTTATTACATTTAACAAGTTTAACTTTTAAGTCAACACGGGAGGCTTTCATTGAAAAAGACATTATTTTGCTACGGCATAccgtagaatttttcttagACATAAAAATACAAAGTAATCAagtcaattttttgttgtctTTTGAACCATACGAAAATGAATtagaaactttattaaaatcggttgaaaataacattttcaactcAGGGGATGCAACAGTTTCTGAACCGGAATGTGTAAAATTACTGCTTCAATTCTTAACATGTTTAGTAAATCAGAAATTACCAAAAACTGAGTGCTTTTATGATCGCATGATAAAATTAgcattacaatttttatcgcaCGAAACGGTTTCATCTCAGGctttattaatacttaaagcaataacaattaattcaaaaaatccaaatttaaaactattagaAATGATGCTCCCAAAATTATcgatatttttaatcgaattggAATTAAACTCGATTGAAACCCCACGAAATCTcgaatacaacaaaaaattatcgtGTTTAATGGAATTATTAGCTTGTTTGGTGCAAATTGAGGCATTACgcgaaaacattttaaactgtTTCAAAGAACAACACATAAGAAAAGTGTTTGAGCCATTATTAggtgaaaaacaaaataaacaaaacgaattttattCAGTTGAGATGATAACCTTATTCGCAAAcgctttatttttggttaCAAAGTTAGCGGAATTTAACGAAGAATGGTTTCAATTGCGTAccgaattatttaaaaatcgagaaattcaaatattaatcGCCCAAGCTGTGTATAACACATCAGAAAATGTTCGGTTTCATGTACTCAATTTAATTTCACTTCCTTCATTCCCACGCGAAGATTTAGCAAAAGCAATGACTTTAATACAATCAACTCTTATCGTCGGCGAAAAAGACGGATTTACATCCCAACAGTTAATGGaaaacttttggttcccaaaAATGTCAGTTGCGCAATCCGAAGAAAtcgataaaataattaataacttaaaagaaacgattgtacaaaataatttatctaaAGTAGCTACATCAGAAGTCATGGAATTATACGAATACAAATTAGCCACGATGGGACACGCCGAACGCGCCGCTTTAGCCAGCATGGAAGCTGCATCACAAAGATGTACTCATTTAGAACAACGCATCGCTCAATTAAAAGCTGAGCTATCAAGAACGacacaacttttatttcacGCTCAACAAGGCCAAGAAGAAGCGacgaaagaaaataataaaatgtctGAAAGAACTAAAGAATTAGTCGTACGATTAGATGCTGCTAAAGGTAAAGTTAAGTTTTTAACCGGTCAAGTTGAAACGacagaaaaaagtttaaaagaaaaaacgattGCTTTGGATGAATGTCAAGTtgcgaaaaaaattgttgaggaagaattagaaaaaagAATGACATATCAACAAGCTTTAAgagaaaatttagttaaaaaagaGAAAGCTCACGATGAATTAAAGGAAAGATTATCGGTTTCATCCGCAAATGTCGAATCATTAAAATcg caattatttaaagttgaaCAAGAGGCGGCACTTAAAGGTGCCGAGTTGGTGCACTGTCGGGAAGATTTAAAAGAGGCTTGCGATGAATTGGAGAAGAAAAAGAGAATTTTAGATTCGATTATGGAATTAACTACAACCtccaataaaaagaaaaatcattcctaa
- the LOC111425743 gene encoding integrator complex subunit 15, with translation MSGQEIKSSLRKMDFPQCTQEALNKIGQLICGKVPSLKQMDLALDLISEFVFCEVDKRGNKIAPLNPLKELQLIEVLFDYFNGIQTESHRNTVFLSIFSGTTFALRSVILSRLISIAIGMPSEPVLVSASAWMQQLGNTSINCNKLAESVIRDYFVLVPNGAQRLNLLSNCAPQFVANFLTAISEIYFTDIKGTINFPPESLLNAVTNWIEGNYKLCIAAQQNPSVLPPGAIAMETTTPIAGLLKWCILAPIFNQNSNLYSRLHLALLNSLLEIPIVSPPRAVSAKHLTTSVGYLCRFTMDIKTRRKKDDTDTIIFDLNEMLILALDRYAQAVQVALSVKCVYGNIGDLISQLCQLPQHKILSIVICSHQVNK, from the exons atgagtgGCCAAGAGATAAAATCTTCACTTCGAAAAATGGATTTTCCACAATGTACTCAAGAAGCACTCAATAAAATAG GTCAGTTAATATGCGGAAAAGTGCcaagtttaaaacaaatggaTTTAGCATTAGATTTAATATCGGAATTCGTGTTTTGCGAGGTAGATAAAAGAGGGAATAAAATAGCCCCATTAAATCCATTAAAAGAGCTTCAATTAATCGAAGttctttttgattatttcaatGGAATACAAACGGAATCACATCGAAATACGgtttttctatcaatttttagTGGAACTACGTTTGCATTAAGATCTGTAATTTTGAGTAGATTAATTTCTATAGCTATAGGAATGCCTTCTGAACCAGTTTTGGTTTCGGCGAGTGCTTGGATGCAACAATTAGGAAATACTTccattaattgtaataaattagcAGAGTCAGTAATTAGggattattttgttttagttcCAAATGGTGCgcaaagattaaatttattatctaattgCGCCCCGCAGTTTGTGGCAAACTTTTTAACAGCAATTTCTGAGATTTATTTCACTGATATAAAAGGTACGATTAATTTCCCTCCTGAAAGTTTATTAAATGCTGTAACTAATTGGATTGAgggaaattataaattgtgtATAGCAGCTCAACAAAATCCATCAGTTTTACCCCCGGGTGCAATTGCAATGGAAACAACAACCCCGATAGCTGGTTTATTAAAATGGTGTATTTTAGCACcgatttttaatcaaaattctaACCTTTATTCTCGATTACATCTAGCTTTATTAAACAGTTTATTAGAAATTCCAATTGTTAGTCCACCACGAGCTGTTTCAGCTAAACACTTAACCACTTCTGTGGGATATTTGTGTAGATTTACAATGGATATTAAAACAAGGCGGAAAAAAGATGATACCGATacgataatttttgatttaaacgaaatgttaattttagcTTTGGATAGATATGCTCAAGCTGTACAAGTTGCTTTATCTGTTAAGTGTGTTTATGGGAATATTGGGGATTTAATTAGTCAATTGTGTCAATTACCccaacataaaattttaagtattgTTATTTGTAGCCATCAGGTTAATAAGTGa
- the LOC111425744 gene encoding E3 ubiquitin-protein ligase rnf146-like — MAEASSSTTVENTKEVLENKEKGDGLECAVCLQICVHPAQLPCGHIFCFLCIKGIANQSKKCAMCRQEIPRDFIEHPTLVNDEPIVDATENFDGNYQWFYEGRNGWWQYDERTSKELESCYKSGERICELLIAGFLYVADMESMLQIRRNDPSRRRRIKRDLASIRKKGVAGLRTESDLTPSTTSDPEITYNTEVTRPHSPTEGRTDGLTPTTPSNTPQSPTSGRESPQNDDLEVTIDRIQNLRLNADERLHQRHFNRPRRSNEHSN, encoded by the exons ATGGCAGAAGCTTCTTCATCAACAACAGTGGAAAACACCAAAGAAGTATtggaaaataaagaaaaag GTGATGGTTTAGAATGTGCTGTATGTTTACAAATTTGTGTCCATCCTGCTCAATTACCTTGCGGCCACATATTTTGCTTTTTGTGTATAAAAGGTATTGCAAACCAAAGTAAAAAATGTGCTATGTGCCGACAAGAAATTCCAAGAGATTTTATCGAACATCCTACTTTAGTTAATGATGAACCCATAGTAGATGCAACCGAAAATTTTGATGGAAATTACCAATGGTTTTATGAAGGAAGAAATG GTTGGTGGCAATATGATGAAAGAACCAGTAAAGAACTTGAATCTTGTTATAAATCTGGAGAAAGAATATGCGAATTATTAATAGCCGGATTTTTATATGTTGCTGATATGGAATCTATGTTACAAATAAGAAGAAATGATCCGTCGAGAAGACgaagaattaaaagagattTGGCATCAATTCGCAAAAAAG gcgTAGCTGGTTTAAGGACGGAATCAGATTTAACTCCATCGACAACAAGCGACCCAGAAATAACTTACAACACCGAAGTAACACGTCCACATAGCCCCACAGAGGGGAGAACAGACGGTTTAACACCAACAACACCTTCAAATACACCTCAAAGTCCTACAAGTGGACGAGAATCCCCTCAAAATGACGATTTGGAAGTTACAATTGATAGAATTCAAAATTTGAGATTAAACGCTGATGAGAGGTTACATCAAAGGCATTTTAATAGACCAAGAAGGAGTAACGAACattcaaattaa